The Prionailurus viverrinus isolate Anna chromosome B4, UM_Priviv_1.0, whole genome shotgun sequence genome has a window encoding:
- the ASCL4 gene encoding achaete-scute homolog 4, whose product MEKRKPAGLLPLRSCHLRGEPLHLPGSLPRLPLGDPFRVSWRLDAACLERAPRDCAARRSCPPLPLDRAFEPAFLRRRNERERQRVRCVNEGYARLRDHLPRELADRRLSKVETLRAAIGYIKHLQELLERHARGQEGPAGTRPPRAAECNSDGESKASSAPSPCSEPEEAGS is encoded by the coding sequence ATGGAGAAACGTAAGCCGGCCGGACTGCTGCCCCTGCGGTCGTGCCACCTCCGCGGCGAGCCCCTGCACCTGCCGGGGTCCCTGCCCCGCCTCCCCCTCGGGGACCCCTTCAGGGTCTCGTGGCGTCTCGACGCCGCGTGCCTGGAGCGGGCGCCCCGGGACTGCGCCGCGAGGCGGTCGTGCCCGCCGCTGCCGCTGGACCGCGCCTTCGAGCCCGCCTTCCTCCGCAGGCGCAACGAGCGCGAGCGGCAGCGGGTACGCTGCGTGAACGAGGGGTACGCGCGCCTGCGAGACCACCTGCCCCGCGAGCTGGCCGACCGGCGGCTCAGCAAGGTGGAGACGCTCCGCGCCGCCATCGGCTACATCAAGCACCTCCAGGAGCTGCTGGAGCGCCACGCCCGGGGGCAGGAGGGCCCCGCCGGCACCCGTCCCCCGCGCGCCGCCGAGTGCAACAGCGACGGCGAGTCCAAGGCCTCGTCGGCGCCCTCGCCCTGCAGCGAGCCCGAGGAGGCGGGCAGCTAG